Proteins co-encoded in one Malus sylvestris chromosome 9, drMalSylv7.2, whole genome shotgun sequence genomic window:
- the LOC126634183 gene encoding uncharacterized protein LOC126634183: MGCCLGTAKSQNPPPPHHHPNGPNNSHFHARSSLAEPHPTRIPKPQLRAAAPPNSRPPVVEIEEESVKEVLSETPIFKPQIPKITPESPPKLQPEQPPKELAVDIADSAEPSQASEPCGVILSESFSYSTATTATTITDARDDEVTSKQKRDMGPRVHGASSTAARSKRPYSGDLAARRERAARPLARASEPSMGKRNRTETSSFRGRESGQLSTMQQRSGGPTGVRRDTVSSRSRSPATRTAGGVGRGGRGRSPSASKVTGPAGGSSSQLGVGGVEKQGKTKKEEEPKGAVVQQGNEGKTRKEEEPNGGVSQLGNEGETRKEDESHGGVAQQGNESSIDNPLVSLECFIFV, encoded by the coding sequence atggGTTGTTGTCTCGGCACCGCCAAGAGCCAAAACCCACCGCCACCACACCACCACCCAAATGGCCCCAACAACAGCCACTTCCACGCCAGATCCTCCCTCGCGGAACCCCACCCGACCCGTATCCCAAAACCCCAACTCAGAGCCGCAGCACCGCCGAACTCACGGCCGCCGGTTGTTGAAATCGAAGAAGAGTCGGTGAAAGAGGTTCTCTCCGAAACCCCAATTTTCAAACCCCAAATCCCCAAAATAACCCCAGAGTCGCCTCCGAAGCTCCAACCAGAGCAGCCGCCCAAAGAGCTTGCCGTCGACATCGCCGACTCCGCCGAGCCTTCCCAGGCTTCAGAGCCTTGTGGGGTCATTCTCAGCGAGAGCTTCTCATATTCGACGGcaaccaccgccaccaccataACTGACGCCAGAGACGACGAGGTTACGAGTAAGCAGAAGAGAGATATGGGTCCCAGAGTGCATGGCGCTTCTTCAACGGCGGCGCGTAGCAAGCGTCCTTACTCCGGCGACCTCGCCGCCCGGAGGGAAAGAGCAGCCAGACCTCTGGCGAGGGCATCGGAGCCTTCGATGGGGAAGAGGAATCGAACTGAAACGAGTTCGTTTCGCGGGAGGGAATCGGGTCAGCTGAGTACTATGCAGCAGCGCAGTGGTGGCCCCACTGGAGTGAGGCGCGATACGGTGTCGTCCAGGTCGAGGTCACCGGCTACCCGGACGGCCGGTGGAGTGGGTCGAGGGGGCAGGGGAAGAAGCCCGTCGGCATCTAAGGTGACTGGACCAGCTGGTGGCAGTTCCTCGCAGCTGGGAGTGGGAGGAGTTGAGAAGCAAGGCAAAACTAAAAAGGAGGAGGAACCAAAAGGCGCCGTCGTGCAGCAAGGGAATGAGGGTAAAACAAGAAAGGAGGAGGAACCAAACGGCGGGGTTTCGCAGCTGGGGAATGAAGGTGAAACTAGAAAGGAAGACGAATCACACGGCGGCGTTGCGCAGCAGGGGAATGAGTCCTCCATCGACAACCCTCTGGTTTCATTAGAGTGCTTCATCTTTGTCTAA
- the LOC126583270 gene encoding lipoyl synthase 2, mitochondrial-like, whose protein sequence is MQTRFTALAARIVKSTARSFSSSTQTPPLTATSSSQFPQTLAGLRARLAAESPILTDFVEGEGPYSVEVGTKKNPLPKPKWMKESIPGGQKYTQIKKKLRELKLHTVCEEAKCPNLGECWSGGETGTATATIMILGDTCTRGCRFCNVKTSRTPPPPDPNEPTNVAEAIASWGLDYVVITSVDRDDLPDQGSGHFAETVQKLKVLKPSMLIEALVPDFRGDSSCVEKVATSGLDVLAHNIETVEELQRAVRDHRANFRQSLDVLMMAKDHAPAGTLTKTSIMLGCGETPDQVVRTMEKVRAAGVDVMTFGQYMRPSKRHMPVSEYITPEAFERYRALGMEMGFRYVASGPMVRSSYKAGEYYIKSMIESDRASSSHVSAS, encoded by the exons ATGCAGACCCGGTTCACAGCCCTAGCGGCTCGGATCGTAAAATCGACCGCCCGGTCATTCTCCTCCTCCACCCAAACCCCGCCCTTAACCGCCACTTCCTCCTCCCAATTCCCCCAAACTCTGGCGGGCCTGCGGGCCCGCCTTGCCGCCGAGTCTCCGATTCTGACGGACTTCGTGGAAGGCGAAGGCCCGTATTCTGTCGAAGTCGGAACCAAGAAGAACCCTCTCCCGAAGCCGAAATGGATGAAGGAGTCGATCCCCGGCGGCCAAAAGTACACTCAGATCAAGAAAAAGCTCAGGGAGTTGAAGCTTCACACGGTGTGCGAGGAGGCCAAGTGCCCCAACCTCGGCGAGTGCTGGTCCGGCGGCGAGACCGGCACCGCCACTGCCACGATTATGATTCTTGGTGATACGTGTACGCGCGGTTGCAG GTTTTGCAATGTGAAGACTTCCAGGACTCCGCCACCGCCGGACCCTAATGAACCGACGAATGTGGCGGAGGCGATTGCGTCTTGGGGTTTGGATTATGTGGTGATTACTAGCGTGGACCGGGACGATTTGCCCGATCAAGGGAGCGGACATTTTGCAGAGACCGTGCAAAAGTTGAAGGTGCTCAAACCCAGCATGCTCATTGAGGCTTTGG TTCCTGATTTTCGGGGAGACTCGAGCTGCGTAGAGAAAGTTGCAACATCCGGATTGGATGTCCTTGCTCACAATATTGAGACAGTTGAAGAGCTTCAGAGGGCAGTGCGGGATCACCGTGCCAATTTCAGGCAATCTTTAGATGTTTTAATGATGGCCAAAGACCATGCTCCTGCGGGAACACTTACAAAGACTTCAATAATGTTAGGCTGCGGGGAGACACCTGATCAGGTTGTGAGGACGATGGAGAAGGTGAGAGCAGCAGGTGTTGATGTTATGACATTTGGTCAATACATGCGACCTTCGAAGCGCCACATGCCTGTGTCTGAATACATTACTCCTGAGGCCTTTGAGAGATACCGAGCTCTTGGCATGGAAATG GGATTTCGATATGTGGCATCTGGTCCCATGGTAAGGTCGTCATACAAAGCTGGTGAATACTACATCAAATCTATGATAGAATCAGACCGGGCTTCATCTTCGCATGTTTCTGCCTCGTGA